In Azospirillaceae bacterium, a genomic segment contains:
- a CDS encoding efflux RND transporter permease subunit, with protein MSSGNISAVAIRHPIPPIVLFIVLLVAGLVSYFTLNVTQDPDIDFPVVTVSVSRPGAAPSEMEIQVTKLVEDAVSSIVGLDHVSSTITDGLSNTVLEFKIGYDTDRAVNDVRNAMSRIRSNLPSDIYEPQVERQDATGDELLTYAVSSDSRSVVDLSWLIDNDISRAITHVPGVGAAERFGGLDREIRINLDPNRLMARGITADEVNSQLRSLNVDMPGGRGAVGAKEQSIRTLGSARTVEELANTEITIPVYFGTFAGSAAKVRLSDLGTVTDGTSEMRFVSRYDGQSTVGFSIRRAPHSSEVTIAKGVDEEIQKLTKQYPDVHFNLIFDNVKYTKQSFADSVESLVLGSILAVLVVWWFLRDGRATFISALAMPLSIIPTFLAMKALGFSLNGITLLALSLVVGILVDDAIVEIENIVRHIRMGKRPFQAALEASDEIGLAVVATTMTIVVVFLPVSFMDGIVGQFFKSFGLTVAVAVLFSLLVARLITPLMAAYMLKPNQKDHDSHEGPWIARYVHLLNWSMNHRWLTVMAGVAIFLVSLFMATQLPSGFVPPSDNGLSTVQVVLPPGVTLAETDATTQMVGQILAKRPEVLHVWTRAGRNNQLRNGAVTAILKPKSERKLSKQQFEAEVTPELNKVPGAHIGFNSSIGWGAKDISVLLTSNDGPALERFSNQVLDEMRQLPFLANVTSTAALLRPEIQIRPYFDRAAEQGVSVAAIGQMAKIATLGDLDTSVAKFNLGDRQVPIRVQIDPKYRADMDVMENLRVRTSAGDLLPLRAVAEIGMGAGAVQIERFDRARKLAVEADLRGIDVGEAMKAINALPSMTHMPPGISKPAYGQTQEMQNMMIGFAIALATAFLLILAVLILLFRNFFQPVTIMTALPLSFGGAFAALMIGHMSLSLPALIGILMLMGIVTKNSILLVEYAIVSMRDRGMGRREALLDAGAKRARPIIMTTIAMVAGMVPIAFGIGNDSSFQQPMATAVIGGLITSTLLSLVFVPAVFTIVDDINKWLTPKFGRFVTPKEEPVVIPLHHVVKGAE; from the coding sequence ATGAGCAGCGGCAATATCTCCGCGGTCGCCATCCGCCATCCCATTCCGCCCATCGTCCTGTTCATCGTCCTGCTCGTGGCGGGCCTGGTCTCCTACTTCACGCTGAACGTGACGCAGGATCCGGACATCGATTTCCCGGTGGTGACCGTGTCGGTCAGCCGGCCGGGTGCCGCCCCGTCGGAAATGGAAATCCAGGTGACCAAGCTGGTCGAGGACGCGGTGTCCAGCATCGTGGGCCTGGACCACGTCTCCTCCACCATCACCGACGGCCTGTCCAACACGGTGCTGGAATTCAAGATCGGCTACGACACCGATCGCGCCGTCAATGACGTGCGCAACGCCATGTCGCGCATCCGCTCCAACCTGCCCTCCGACATCTATGAACCGCAGGTGGAACGCCAGGACGCCACCGGCGACGAGTTGCTGACCTACGCCGTCTCCTCCGACAGCCGGTCGGTGGTGGACCTCTCGTGGCTGATCGACAACGACATCAGCCGCGCCATCACCCACGTGCCGGGCGTGGGTGCCGCCGAGCGTTTCGGCGGGCTGGACCGCGAAATCCGCATCAACCTGGACCCCAACCGCCTGATGGCGCGGGGCATCACGGCCGATGAGGTCAATTCCCAGCTGCGGTCCCTGAACGTGGACATGCCGGGCGGCCGGGGCGCCGTCGGCGCCAAGGAACAGTCCATCCGCACCCTGGGCTCCGCCCGCACGGTGGAGGAACTGGCCAATACCGAGATCACCATCCCCGTCTATTTCGGCACCTTCGCCGGTTCCGCCGCCAAGGTGCGCCTCAGCGACCTTGGCACCGTCACCGACGGCACGTCGGAGATGCGCTTCGTCTCCCGGTATGACGGGCAGTCCACGGTGGGCTTCAGCATCCGCCGCGCGCCGCATTCCTCGGAAGTGACCATCGCCAAGGGCGTGGACGAGGAAATCCAGAAGCTGACGAAGCAGTACCCCGACGTCCACTTCAACCTGATCTTCGACAACGTCAAGTACACCAAGCAGAGCTTCGCCGACTCGGTGGAATCCCTGGTGCTGGGCTCCATCCTGGCGGTGCTGGTGGTGTGGTGGTTCCTGCGCGACGGCCGGGCCACCTTCATCTCGGCGCTGGCCATGCCGCTGTCGATCATCCCCACCTTCCTGGCCATGAAGGCGCTGGGCTTCTCGCTGAACGGCATCACCCTGCTGGCGCTGTCGCTGGTGGTGGGCATCCTGGTCGACGACGCGATCGTGGAGATCGAGAACATCGTTCGCCACATCCGCATGGGCAAGCGCCCCTTCCAGGCCGCGCTTGAGGCGTCGGACGAGATCGGCCTGGCGGTGGTGGCCACCACCATGACCATCGTCGTCGTCTTCCTGCCCGTGTCCTTCATGGACGGCATCGTCGGCCAGTTCTTCAAGTCCTTCGGCCTGACGGTGGCCGTGGCCGTGCTGTTCTCGCTGCTGGTGGCGCGCCTGATCACGCCCCTGATGGCCGCCTACATGCTGAAGCCGAACCAGAAGGACCATGACAGCCATGAAGGTCCCTGGATCGCCCGTTATGTGCACCTGCTGAACTGGAGCATGAACCACCGCTGGCTGACCGTCATGGCGGGTGTGGCCATCTTCCTGGTGTCGCTGTTCATGGCCACGCAGCTGCCGTCCGGTTTCGTGCCGCCCAGCGACAACGGCCTGTCCACCGTCCAGGTGGTCCTGCCCCCCGGCGTCACCCTGGCCGAGACGGACGCCACCACCCAGATGGTGGGCCAGATCCTGGCCAAGCGTCCCGAGGTGCTGCACGTCTGGACCCGCGCCGGCCGCAACAACCAGCTGCGCAACGGCGCCGTCACCGCCATCCTGAAGCCCAAGAGCGAACGCAAGCTGTCCAAGCAGCAGTTCGAGGCGGAGGTGACGCCGGAATTGAACAAGGTCCCCGGCGCCCACATCGGCTTCAACTCCTCCATCGGCTGGGGCGCCAAGGACATCAGCGTCCTGCTGACCAGCAATGACGGCCCGGCGCTGGAGCGCTTCTCCAACCAGGTGCTGGACGAGATGCGGCAGCTGCCCTTCCTGGCCAACGTCACCTCCACCGCGGCCCTGCTGCGCCCCGAAATCCAGATCCGCCCCTACTTCGACCGGGCGGCGGAGCAGGGCGTCTCCGTGGCCGCCATCGGCCAGATGGCCAAGATCGCCACCCTGGGCGACCTGGACACCAGCGTGGCCAAGTTCAACCTGGGCGACCGCCAGGTGCCCATCCGTGTGCAGATCGACCCCAAGTACCGGGCCGACATGGACGTGATGGAGAACCTGCGGGTGCGGACCTCCGCCGGCGACCTGCTGCCCCTGCGGGCGGTGGCCGAGATCGGCATGGGCGCCGGCGCCGTCCAGATCGAGCGTTTCGACCGGGCCCGCAAGCTGGCGGTCGAGGCCGACCTGCGCGGCATCGACGTGGGTGAGGCCATGAAGGCCATCAACGCCCTGCCGTCCATGACCCACATGCCGCCCGGCATCTCCAAGCCCGCCTACGGGCAGACGCAGGAGATGCAGAACATGATGATCGGCTTCGCCATCGCGCTGGCCACCGCCTTCCTGCTGATCCTGGCGGTGCTGATCCTGCTGTTCCGCAACTTCTTCCAGCCGGTCACCATCATGACCGCCCTGCCGCTCAGCTTCGGCGGCGCCTTCGCCGCCCTGATGATCGGCCACATGTCGCTGTCGCTGCCGGCCTTGATCGGCATCCTGATGCTGATGGGCATCGTGACCAAGAACTCCATCCTGCTGGTGGAATACGCCATCGTCTCGATGCGCGACCGGGGCATGGGGCGGCGGGAGGCCCTGCTGGATGCCGGCGCCAAGCGTGCCCGCCCCATCATCATGACCACCATCGCCATGGTGGCGGGCATGGTTCCCATCGCCTTCGGCATCGGCAACGACAGCTCGTTCCAGCAGCCCATGGCGACGGCCGTCATCGGCGGCCTGATCACCTCCACCCTGCTGTCGCTGGTGTTCGTGCCCGCCGTCTTCACCATCGTGGATGACATCAACAAGTGGCTGACGCCCAAGTTCGGCCGCTTCGTGACGCCGAAGGAGGAGCCGGTCGTCATCCCGCTGCATCACGTGGTGAAGGGCGCCGAGTAG
- a CDS encoding DUF1345 domain-containing protein, whose protein sequence is MPLGSLIQPFRHHPSLYIGLGFGVVVGAAATHATRPVSATLVGWCAGIVLYIALVLIHFGRADVNSIRARARELESGKWVILLVTSLAALASLVAIVMEVADAKGTPDVAGSAILGAATVLCSWAFVHMIFAQHYAHAYWLEGKGIDFPGCKQPDYWEFLYFAFTIGMTAQVSDVTTQTAVIRRAVLAHSLLSFLFNTAILALGINLGAGLMGN, encoded by the coding sequence ATGCCCCTGGGCAGCCTGATCCAGCCGTTCCGCCATCATCCCAGCCTGTATATCGGCCTGGGCTTCGGTGTCGTCGTGGGCGCCGCCGCCACGCACGCGACCCGGCCGGTCAGCGCCACGCTGGTCGGCTGGTGCGCTGGCATCGTGCTGTACATCGCCCTGGTGCTGATCCATTTCGGCCGGGCCGACGTGAACAGCATCCGCGCCCGCGCCCGCGAACTGGAATCGGGCAAGTGGGTGATCCTGCTGGTCACCAGCCTGGCGGCGCTGGCGTCGCTGGTCGCCATCGTGATGGAGGTGGCGGATGCCAAGGGCACGCCCGACGTGGCCGGCAGCGCCATCCTGGGGGCCGCCACCGTGCTGTGTTCCTGGGCCTTCGTGCACATGATCTTCGCCCAGCACTATGCCCACGCGTACTGGCTGGAGGGCAAGGGCATCGATTTCCCCGGCTGCAAGCAGCCCGACTACTGGGAATTCCTCTATTTCGCCTTCACCATCGGCATGACGGCGCAGGTGTCGGACGTGACGACCCAGACGGCCGTCATCCGCCGCGCCGTGCTGGCGCACAGCCTGCTGTCCTTCCTGTTCAACACCGCCATCCTGGCGCTGGGCATCAACCTGGGCGCCGGCCTGATGGGGAATTGA